In the genome of Oryzias melastigma strain HK-1 linkage group LG19, ASM292280v2, whole genome shotgun sequence, the window gtgctgtctgttggtcattgacacattttgataaattaaaataaacttgtactAATAAACTTGAATATattgtcaaaaactgtctgtgtgcttgaattgaggtattacagttggattttgtgattggtcaaacaatttcagtcatttcagaagtctcatGTCATGATCTACAAccccagtaatgataacagtcccagccccacccctctgactggattttcaaatatcagctgtgggtggagtcagcctccaacttccctgtttagTTTCCCTTTAAGTATTTATCATCAATCTGCTTCTTTTCTTGACTTTTCCCTTCCTCCGGCTGCAGTCTTAGGTGGTAGCTGTGCTTTTTCAAAGGGGTTGAGtcagtaaaaagacattttttgttttgtcatcaaaatctccttttaaatctgaagaTTGTTGAAAATAAAGGACCACCAGAAAGCTCTGGTCTGTAGTTCGAAGAATAAATCTTGGTCTGCAGGCACCTGTATGTAGAAGGTTCTGGAGCTGGTCACCAACTCGAACAGGTTGTCCCTCATCATCAGTTCACTGCAAAGCAGAATAAACAGCTGCTTAAACTCTGGAAGAgctcaaaaacacacaagcaaGTTCAGGCCGACTCACCTGTGCTTGCATTCCTGGATTTTGTGGATCTCCTTTAGTGGGATGACTCTGAGGGCCTCTCGGTCCTAAATAAAAAACCAAGACAGAATATAGTTTAGGGCCTCATCTCTGCCTACAAGGgctatatttaaaaacatgtaaatatttcattttatgaaaTCCACAACAACAAATCAACACCTATGTGCTTGTATAATCCAACAATCCAGGGGggcacatgcacactcacactgGGTGTGTCTGTGCACATGCTCAGACAGGCTGTGGTGAGCACATCACCCAGTAATCTGTCCGCACCAGGATCATTGTACTGAAGGAGGCATGTTGAAACGTGTGGAGAACAGTGAACATGCAGGATTCATAGACACATGCACACCTGTCCGTCTACACGAGTACATAGGAGAGttttatatctatatatattgaGGCTCTAACCAGGTCAGACTTGAAGTATTTCACAGCTTTTTCATCCAGTATAAAGTACCTCCTCTTCCAGTTCttcatctgaaaaacaaaaggaacagaTAAAACAGCGCATGTGATCAAAATCCTGCTTAAAGGTCCCGCACAGAGAGGGAAGACATGGACGTTTTTATAAATAACTACACTACAAAGAAAAGaagtcacatttaaaatgttatttacagtcacaactgcccttaccaCTAGATTTGACCGGTCTGCAGGTGAAAAGTGGATAAAATGATACACACAAAACATCAATGTCGCTCGGTGACCACAAACGAGTCAGAGCGAACACACAAGAGTAAGTAAGGGGGAATGAGgcaggtgagacgcaggtgtcATGCAGACATTTTTTAGAATACCCTCCATATCCTGCAGACTGTGAAAGGGGCCAGTTTGTGCTGTTGAAgtgataaaaatgttcagcCTGACTGTTGGAAATGAGGAACTTACAGTGCgttccaaattattatgcaaattgtATTAAAgtgtcaaaatcaatcaaactcatgGATGATATTGAGTCTTTTTGGATCAATCTTAGACACCTGTGATCATTAGTTTACCAGATAAGCTCAGTTAGAGGGAAAACTACCACTATTTTCTGCCAGACAAATACATcagatttagagagcagctgcaaAAATGCTATTACAAAAGCAGCAGCACATATTCAAAGCTGCTGGTGTCTCGGAGTCCACAAACATCAAGGTGTAGGATCCCCCAGAAGGTGCAGTTCTACGTAAACCTTCTATTGGACCCCCCTAAACAACACTCACAAGCAGAAACGGCTGCAGTGGATCCAGactaaggatgtaacgattcttcaagaatcagtaaaaaaacgATTGAAAcgcgtcaacatgttcatcgatgcagaaaataaaaaagatgctttGTCACAGCCTGTGCTTAAATTTagtaaaactaacaaaaatattgttatcTTTAGgaggttttttaaatatttaaaattaagctGACTGTCATTTACACTACGTATTTAGAAAAATTCTAATAATTTGGAATCTCCTGTAGTTTGTGCACTCCCATATCACCTGTATCAATCATCTTCAACTCTCATTATCGGTCAACAAAAGTACTAAACTTTCATCAAGATTGAATTGTCTTCAGTCattctaaaactttgtttttaaataccaAATGACTTCAATTGTCtttattaactttaaactgACTATAACTATTTATTATCCTTTTATCCAGAACCGTAattcttcaaccgtttatgcaataAACAAAAtcccagtggattctgaagcggagaaaagcagctttacatGTACGAGACCTGAGTCTTCTCCTGACCATGAGGTGTCACTCGTCTGAACCTCAAGGATTTAACTCTTCTTGGGGGTGTGTGTGAGTAAACTGCATGGGTGGAGGGGTCAGTAGCTGCAATTACATGTCCAATTAAATGTCCTAGATTGGATCAGATCGCCTTGGAGTCGCTCAGAGACACAGTTCTCCCAGGAGAAAAAGTTTTCCCCGACTGTGGTAACAAAGCACCCTGCTTGAAGACATGAAGCGGTAGAGTCCGGCCGCTCTTCCCGAAGACACAGTTCACTTGCACAGAGCAGCCGATCGGTCCTGTTCGCGCTCCAAACCTCCAAAAGCCAGCGCAGTAGTAACACACAATCgaaataaattgtttacatgCACCACGATCTGGATTACCCACCAAAGCCGAATGAGTCTGATCAGATCAGAGAATTCCGAATGGCGTGTTCACATAACACGTTTTTATCccgattacttgtgtccatggaaacacagctactaAGACGACAGAAACAAAATCATGTGATGGGGGTGTGGCTCTCACCACAGCTCCCTGTTTGACACAGTATCCCGCCTTGATGAAGGCCCGGTCCTGGACCGTCCGGGACAGGAAGAAAGGTAGCTGGTTTGGAGCCCGCTTTCCCTGATCCGACCCGTTCTCCCCCTGCTCCTGAAAATCAGACAAAGAAGCACACCACCAAACTGAAATCTGAGAAacgactttgtttttttttttttttcaattttccatCAAAAACTCACGTTCAAAATCACAAGTTAAACCAATAGACCTTAGATTTTCAAATGGTGGAACTTGAACTTTCTCAAGCTAATGTTATTTGTGATGATGTAGCAAAGCAGCTTTTCCTTttagggattaataaagttttgaccTGTTCTTCTGTCATCACAGTTTTTGGCCTCTGAGCGAATGACTGTTAGACTAAGTGGTTTATAGTTTAACACTTGTCATCTTACAGCCCCAGAGTCAAGTCATCTTTtcaaaatcatacattttaGTCCATATCTTCTTCTCAGGAATATGATGGATCCTAGAACAGAGTTAACACATCTCAAAAAAGATCTGGTCTGGACAAAATATGAAGTGAAGAAACACTGAAAggctataaaaaataaagaagtcctTCAACTGAGACCCAGAACTGAACATTCAACCAGACCAACTCACAAAAAGACCTCATGATCTTTTGTTGCAAGCTTTGGACAGGTAAAGGGTTCTGATGGTTCCTTTCATGATGTAACGCTGCTGATCTATTAAAGCTGCagtttctttaactttaaattagaAGTCAGCTGTTTATAAAAGGTTCAAAtctaagggtgtattcacaatgaacacatttgtttgcttaaagtgaaccagagtttgtttcccccgataatccagaacaaattttcagtctgaatacaccaacGCGgatcctggtccaggaccaagctctctgacccatcttctGGAGTGGTATTGGTTCGTTTCCAGTCGCACTAAGGTCCGGTTCGTTCTGATTTTCCTCAGCCTGAATACGCTccgtgctcggagtggaacaactggaccaagcCGGCCACTGTAGCCAGGCATTATGGGATTTTTTCAGAGTAAcggagcaacaatgagacacagcaactcaatAAAATGTGGTTGGAAGAATACACGCTGATTTTCACTGTTTTCGCAACAAGCTACAGTATATGTCATAAATACTTATTAGCATTACGCCTCCTCAGTAGCAGTCGTGCAGCACGCCTTCATCGTACTAAAGTAGCAAGAAAAAGTGTCTTACCTGACGTTAacacagacgttcaaaattgatcaaTGAAAAATAACGTTTGAGAAAGTAGGATTGCAAAGGGCAGGATTTCGTTTCTTTgtcccgccctcataattcctggccaatgactggaGAGATCTTTAGAcacatgcttttgtttacaaggtttggtccaaaacagaaaagttgGAATACAGACTAAATGAAAGTTCAGGACTCGACCCCGATTGGTCCAGCTGGGTCATGACCGATGGACATTTCccatctgaatacaccctaaatcAAGTAAACCAGAGTTTTATGCCattgaaggcagagtctggctgagacTGGGCCGTTTGGgtttccatttgtgccaaaatatatctttggtccattgtgtatgtctactgaacaagtttattgaacatttcttcatgtctatgttctactaagcaatatcatctgcgtgtcctgtgaaacgacaggagctaacgacactagcaactgttgctaaggacttttctgatgaccagatccaacgataatagtaaatgtaaagttttaagcataaagctgaaacatcacaaagcaaatacaaagctatcatctaAAAAGTGTGGACATCCTGAATATTGCTTACTAGACACTCTTCTGAACACTGACACTGAACTTTCACATTAAGGCAGGACAAAATATCGACTTAGGGGTCGTAAATGGCCCGTGGGCTGCCAGTTTAAGCCTCCTGTGGTAAATTATTGGTTTTCATCAGCAACTCAGCTTGGAACTTTATAGGAGATTCATGGCAGGAAGTGAGCGCTCTTCACAAACAAATGATGATTGAAAGCTGTAAGAACGAACACAGGAGGGTCATGAGAACAGAAGTCAGGCCGGTCTACACTCGCCTCAGCACCTGCGTACTTGCATACCAGCAGACAGGACCGAACCTGAGCAGCGGCAGGAACGCCGTGTGCAACATGAcccagaattaaaaaaactgtattttctgttaACCTGGAAGAAACATGTTGAAAATGCGTTATCAGTACTTGCAGAAAGCGGTTTTGTGCTACTTCTGATGGGCTGCTAACAGAAATGTGATGTCTTGTGACTCAAAGCCTGTAACCCCATGaagtgtttttgacaaaaatgtaacaaaaacagttgtaaaatgaaatgtatttatatatttctttttttacttttgagatAAACGAGTTCTTCTGAATGTACCTGAGTGGCTGTGATGATGGGAACTCCTCCAATGATCTCCGTTTTGTAAGAAACTTGTTTTATGGCACCGGGGACTTCTTGTGGATTCTCCACATGGCTGATGTGTCCTTCTCCAGGTTTTGGCACCTTCATCCCAACAGACAGAGCAGAAGACTATTAAGCAGGTGTTATCTAATCGTAACCGACAGGAGCGATTATTCATTtgagatgagttaaatgtataaattgatgtctgaggttcacatagaagataaactatgtaggtttttacatcctgttgacctgaagacgtcttgtttgatcaactctacctccagaatgaacagattttatatggaaagaaaaactttggtaaaagtttgatctttaatAAGTTAAAAGCATATTTAATCAAATGCTGCACAACACgggttataaaaataataataatcacattttgagagatgctaggttctttttatatttttgcttttgtttgtgacaaaaaatagacataatttatataagtaattaaaaaaagaaggtaataaATGcgtatccaaatttcttaaaggttaaagttaGACTATATTGCTCCTtctaagttttgatcagtagaaatcgagtccaaatggcttttttactgttagaggttgaggacccctggtttacaataacacaaagttaagagatttatgttttttttctttttagaaaagcAACCACATTCGCATTGCCAAGAACAGCACAAATATGCATATAAACTTAGCTTCAATATCCAAAATTCATGTTGGCTACACTTATTGCAGCCAAGATACACGTTGCTGCATTGCTcacatgtattttaagtgcatccaagACTGGATTTTGCTGTTGGAGGCACgcatttgtctttttcaatttcaattttatttttgtttggcttTAATTAGCTTTTAGTTTTGGGCTAACTTACtagctgttttttaaatcttttttaatctttttttttttcctactagctatgtttttaacatagttagcgGTCcgctagctatgttaaaaacatagcaAAAAGCCGCTTTATGTCACGCAACACAAAGAGACAGGTGGATGTGGTAAAAAACGACCAGTTAGGGTCATcccaaacgtcaaaaagtgtCAATGAGGGAGACCACACCATATGTCCacatatgatgagttgggagtgagaatgagcTGGAACAGCTGAACAGTCAAAGCGTGCTTGGATCCCTCCCCGTACACGTCTTGTGTCAAATACAGCCGATGGGAGGAGGAGCGAGTCTGTGCTAAACCTTTAATTTAAAGAACGTCAACACTGGAGTTTGTGAATTTTGAAGGGTAAGCAAGTGTTGTTTGAGTCCTGAGACCCTCcagacatgtttgttttggtccAATCAGCTCTGGAATAGGATTTTTAGAGGTGCTGAGCTCTCTTTGTGTTCTGAAACTTCTGGATGGCAGCTTGAAGCTGAGCTTCATCAGCTAATTTTCTATGGGCTGTGGCCACCATTGATCCGTTCCCGCGTGAGAATGTACGTGTAATGTGCTCACTGTGATCTTGGTGGCTTTGTTGAGGACATTGATCCACTCCACCAAGTCCTGCTGGTCGTTGGCCTGCAGGTAGAACTTCCTCATGCCCACATTGATCACTGCACAGACCAGAGAGGAGAATCTAAAAATATCCGTTCACTCCCACACAGGATGTGTGCACGCACATCCACACGTTAACACTTGCAGGTCAGTGTATTGTCATCGCACAGTTTCCTCCTATTGAGTGACAAACAGCTACTGTTGAACATTGGAGGAACAACaagcagcagcagacaaaaGAGAGGAAACACACCACACAAAGAGTGGGGGGCACTCTGACCGACAAAACCAGGTACGTGTTGACGGCAGGTTTCAGGCCTGAAGGCCTTTTGACAGTTCTCACAGCAGTCTGAGCCGCGGATGaagcagaggaagaagaaaacagaaagaggaaaaggaggaaaCAGAAAGTGGACTTACCAAAACAAAACTCGGCCTTTGGTCTGAGTTTAGTGGCATCGCTGACCTGAAACCACATAAACCATCAAAACTGTTAAGGGTACAGCTGTTTTGACCCATGAACATCAGGGACGAACCATGAACTAAGGTGTTGTTACATCAGGACATTTATCTAGTTATTTCTGAACAAGTCAGCTTGTAAATGAGAAACAGCAgcggtccccaacctttttcagaccacggaccggtttaaattggacaatattttcacaaaccGGTCCGAACTTAAACTTCCGGtttatgaaaatctattttgaaaataaaatgctactacaaaaaatgttgtatataaaagtctaaatatatcagatttttttttaatgcagatgaGGATTTGATGAAACtaaattgttgatttgtagaaattgtttcggatttgaaaaaaaaatccataaaataaacattacatgTTTTTACCCGCATTGAATGTCTTTTTAGCATTCATTCCAGTCTCAGATTATCTTTCAGGGCATGTCTACGCATGTCTACACACTTCAGCCTTGATGTAggaaaaatctcaaatttacaagtttccacaaatcagcaactttatttgattgaatcttcattttccgtaaaatgtttgcaaatgatttaaactttgtgatgaagattttcccttcaACGTCAAAGTAGAGGCTAACAACtggacgctagcttcagcttCATCTGACTTTTAAGATGTGACGGATAAATatagcaaaacaaaatgatgcAACTGTCGTAAAACTGGCATTTTctacatataatataaatatgaatccaTCGTGTCTCCAACTTTACTATCTGCatgtgtgaaacagtcgagaGTCTGTCGGTGCGTACTAGACAGAGTGATTCTGCTGCATGAGAACAACGGTCTACATAATTCTGTATGCGGAGGAAAACTCATGGTTATGTCTGTAAACAGcaactttattgttctttgaagtcgaaggctctGATTCGGTTTCCTCACTGACTCTTCTCTCCACGAAAAAACGTTCCAAAtggtttttgtatttagctttgagctactagcttagcaatctaATTAGCCATGCAGCTAGCTGCTTTGGGATaggaataaagttcaattcaattcaattaagtcacgtgaccaagacGCATGCTGTGAACAGAATCTGGaggtctttcaaaataaaacttcattcaggatcagaaaataaagtaaacaaaaaataatctaagttagcgcatttatttatattttactgcctgcggcccggtaccaagAAACCCGCGGACCAGTGGTCAGCCATCACAAAACATTTACCACACAAGTATTATGGAGCTCAGAGATATAAGATAAGCAGAGATGAGGGAGGGGTCCAGAACAGAACCCTGAGGACCCCCAGTGGAGGGGCAGTATAGGAGCTGAATCTTTTCTCCTGATACGatgctttaattttttccctGAATAATATAATTTAGATCAGTTTAAACTGTGATTGTGCAGTTTGTCTACACGCCTGGCATCAGGGATTATGCCGCCATCATCTTAACCACagctaaacaaacaaactttgatGGGAACTGTTATCCCCACctcaaccaaaaacaaaaaagtttagttCTCACTAAACTTAGCACTGACCTTAGAGATGTAGGTGAGTTTGAGACTTCCCATTTTCTCTGCACCTGCAGGcaggttctttaaagaaaaacaaaacaaacatcaactACAGAACATAATGTGTAGCCGAACCAGTGATACAAACAGAGCTgtgacagaaccagaacaaaatTAGCTTCAACAGACACAATAGCTCACAAATATTTGCCTACATTGATCTCaaggttttagtttgttttctgagCCACAAACATGAAATTCATCATcatagagaaaacaaaacaacacagttgCATGTTAAATTATACAcgcattttattgtttgttagAAATTAAAGACGattaaaaaatccttcaaaagtCCTCGATCCTTCTGCATTCCTGTCCCGATCACCAAGCTCCACCGTCACTTCCTCatcacttttgtttcttttactcaCAAGTCAgttaaacaaaagtaaaagtagGAACCTTCTGGTGTTTTAATACCACAAAGTTACAATCTTTTGAATCAAAACTCAAAGAGAGGAAGCCCATGTCTGAGAACCTTTGTAGGGACATTTAGATGCTAAATTTCAAAGTCTGTCTTGACAGtggttcacatgacttcctttcaaaataagacaccctGTGTGACGTAGCATCATCTCAGTCCAGTAACTGTAACAGCAGGTAGTTTGATGTGatttaaacatacaaaaaaaacacattttcgtTTCCATTTGCGGTGAGCCTCagccagaaatgtaaaaatctaacaaaccaaaatgaaatcagtgctaattaagtgacccttaTGGTATTTTTCAAACCATAAGGGTCACTTAacatccttgaatttgttcaaacatGGAAAATCTaccttataatctggtgtgcATTAAGTATGGATTctagttttgattttttgtggAACAGGACACTTAAAAATCTATGAAGGATATTTCTAATGAATCATACACTCAATATTCACCCTCTGAAGATCAATGTTAGATTTTGGATGTTTAACAGCTCAGTGGACTCAAAAACTAAGACCAGCCTTTTGATGGAGTATTTCACTGCACAACTACAGCTGATAATGGCTGATTTATCAAAAAGATACTCGTGAGTGTTTACTCTTTTGGACTGATTTTTGTTTGATCCTTCAATATATTATGTCATAATgctctctgttttttttgtacttattaGGATAATCTTAGCATATTACTGTATCTTAAGGCAACATAgttccaaaataaagaaaaaaataaaaagttttcataCAACAAATACGAACCTcctgatggattgttggagcccCACTGTGTgatatgtttctttattttttatttactcttttatttattcattttattacttTGGAGTTACTTTGTAAATATAACAAAACCCTTtactttaaccagagagccacaaaggAGGGGTCatagagccacatgaggctctggaGTCTCAAGTTCCCACC includes:
- the plekha1b gene encoding pleckstrin homology domain-containing family A member 1 isoform X1, encoding MPYVDRQNRICGFLDVEEDENSGRFLRRYFILDTQQGCLLWYTDNPQNLPAGAEKMGSLKLTYISKVSDATKLRPKAEFCFVINVGMRKFYLQANDQQDLVEWINVLNKATKITVPKPGEGHISHVENPQEVPGAIKQVSYKTEIIGGVPIITATQEQGENGSDQGKRAPNQLPFFLSRTVQDRAFIKAGYCVKQGAVMKNWKRRYFILDEKAVKYFKSDLDREALRVIPLKEIHKIQECKHSELMMRDNLFELVTSSRTFYIQADSPEEMHSWIKAISGAIVAQRGLGRSTNTESRDPQCSSTFYCPLHPDPDSPSAAAQPFPGDAQAGELPRPPPLEVRRRPSRAGAPPDTLPSVPAGGAAVFQVTQEHEFLQRRCSNGEEQEPVGCLTEDPDLQMSAL
- the plekha1b gene encoding pleckstrin homology domain-containing family A member 1 isoform X2, which codes for MPYVDRQNRICGFLDVEEDENSGRFLRRYFILDTQQGCLLWYTDNPQNLPAGAEKMGSLKLTYISKVSDATKLRPKAEFCFVINVGMRKFYLQANDQQDLVEWINVLNKATKITVPKPGEGHISHVENPQEVPGAIKQVSYKTEIIGGVPIITATQEQGENGSDQGKRAPNQLPFFLSRTVQDRAFIKAGYCVKQGAVMKNWKRRYFILDEKAVKYFKSDLDREALRVIPLKEIHKIQECKHSELMMRDNLFELVTSSRTFYIQADSPEEMHSWIKAISGAIVAQRGLGRSTNTMRQARRLSSPCLQQDTPSCSTRAGTPNVPPPSTAPCTRTRTPPQQRLSLSLETRKQENYLGLRPWRLGAVHPVLVLPPTRSRLSLQEELRSSK
- the plekha1b gene encoding pleckstrin homology domain-containing family A member 1 isoform X3; this translates as MPYVDRQNRICGFLDVEEDENSGRFLRRYFILDTQQGCLLWYTDNPQNLPAGAEKMGSLKLTYISKVSDATKLRPKAEFCFVINVGMRKFYLQANDQQDLVEWINVLNKATKITVPKPGEGHISHVENPQEVPGAIKQVSYKTEIIGGVPIITATQEQGENGSDQGKRAPNQLPFFLSRTVQDRAFIKAGYCVKQGAVMKNWKRRYFILDEKAVKYFKSDLDREALRVIPLKEIHKIQECKHSELMMRDNLFELVTSSRTFYIQADSPEEMHSWIKAISGAIVAQRGLGRSTNTMRQARRLSSPCLQQDTPSCSTGSGLTLYPPSNERPSCCCFLLPLIVQSSLPLLFSFLSHS